In a single window of the Deinococcus aetherius genome:
- a CDS encoding low temperature requirement protein A yields the protein MFRNYRLWWQAPQLHAPGEDARRVTWLELFYDLVFVVVISRLAHHLADHPDARSLGEFLLLFIPVWWVWLSVAYYNERFETYDLSFRVATFLQMLAVAGMAATAEYGLGKTATGFALSYAFARALITLMWWRAGRHNPGVRPVTDLYVRNFSVSVGLWTVAAFLSGPEALALKAAGLLIDLVTPLLTLADQPRVFPAPARKLHERFGLFVIIVLGESLVGVVNGLAEAGRFDVVTLLRFVLGLLLGFGLWWIYFDYIGRREPDSHNRWRFLSWTYLHLPLVVGITMIGAMIEHAVAVEGPAEVGVRWLLAGGFALFYVACAGLEFTLEPEESPVFSPGQLAPLRLLTAAVALTLPLLLNALSGLVLGLILLHVLHAGLGVRAWFASANAGRSDVH from the coding sequence ATGTTCCGCAACTACCGGCTCTGGTGGCAGGCTCCCCAGCTTCACGCCCCCGGGGAGGACGCCCGGCGGGTCACCTGGCTCGAACTCTTCTACGACCTCGTGTTCGTGGTCGTGATCTCGCGGCTGGCGCACCACCTCGCCGATCACCCCGACGCGCGCAGCCTGGGCGAGTTCCTGCTCCTGTTCATTCCCGTGTGGTGGGTGTGGCTGAGCGTCGCGTACTACAACGAGCGTTTCGAGACCTACGACCTGAGCTTCCGCGTCGCCACCTTCTTGCAGATGCTCGCCGTGGCGGGGATGGCCGCGACCGCCGAGTACGGGCTGGGCAAGACGGCGACCGGCTTCGCGCTGTCGTACGCCTTCGCCCGGGCGCTGATCACTCTGATGTGGTGGCGGGCGGGGCGGCACAACCCGGGAGTGCGGCCCGTCACCGACCTGTACGTGCGCAACTTCAGCGTCAGCGTGGGGCTGTGGACGGTCGCCGCTTTCCTGAGCGGCCCGGAGGCGCTGGCCCTCAAGGCGGCAGGCCTCCTCATCGACCTCGTCACGCCGCTCCTGACGCTCGCCGACCAGCCGCGCGTCTTTCCCGCGCCCGCGCGCAAGCTGCACGAACGCTTCGGGCTCTTCGTCATCATCGTGCTCGGCGAGAGTTTGGTGGGCGTGGTGAATGGGTTGGCGGAGGCGGGGCGTTTCGACGTGGTGACCCTGTTGCGCTTCGTGCTGGGGCTGCTGCTGGGCTTCGGGCTGTGGTGGATCTACTTCGACTACATCGGCCGCCGGGAGCCGGACTCACACAACCGCTGGCGCTTCCTCTCCTGGACCTACCTCCACCTGCCCCTCGTGGTCGGCATCACCATGATCGGCGCGATGATCGAGCACGCCGTGGCGGTCGAGGGCCCCGCCGAGGTGGGCGTGCGCTGGCTGCTGGCGGGAGGCTTCGCGCTGTTCTACGTCGCCTGCGCTGGGCTGGAGTTCACTCTGGAGCCCGAGGAGTCCCCAGTGTTCTCGCCGGGTCAACTCGCCCCCCTGCGCCTGCTCACGGCGGCGGTCGCGCTGACGCTGCCCCTCCTCCTGAATGCGCTCTCGGGGCTGGTGCTGGGGCTGATCCTGCTCCACGTCCTGCACGCCGGGCTGGGGGTGCGGGCGTGGTTCGCCAGCGCCAACGCGGGGCGCAGCGACGTGCATTGA
- a CDS encoding DUF2270 domain-containing protein, which translates to MPGVGRGAGAVLDRTLTELSYSSNTANALIHLYRAEVGKMTAYRQRLDTTTNWAVVTTAGLASFALGNPSNSHVTFLFAMFLNYYFLRLEARRFRTFEIAHHRVRIMERFFYPAMLGDAVDPGWHQLLLAELGKPRSPMSRADALGWRLNRNYLWIYAAVLFAWFAKLDLTQPKGWVLEFPEALSLADIGNFPGWLVFLAVLVFYLYLIVLAVRAARTYPLEEG; encoded by the coding sequence GTGCCCGGCGTAGGGCGTGGTGCCGGTGCGGTACTGGACCGGACGCTGACGGAGCTGAGCTACAGCTCGAACACCGCCAACGCCCTGATCCACCTCTACCGCGCCGAGGTCGGCAAGATGACGGCCTACCGCCAGCGCCTCGACACGACGACGAACTGGGCGGTCGTCACCACCGCCGGTCTGGCCTCCTTCGCCCTCGGCAACCCGAGCAACAGCCACGTCACCTTCCTCTTCGCCATGTTCCTCAACTACTACTTCCTGCGGCTGGAGGCCCGGAGATTTCGCACCTTCGAGATCGCCCACCACCGGGTCCGCATCATGGAGCGTTTCTTCTACCCGGCCATGCTGGGCGACGCGGTGGACCCCGGCTGGCACCAACTGCTGCTCGCCGAACTCGGCAAACCCCGCAGCCCGATGAGCCGCGCCGACGCCCTGGGCTGGCGCCTGAACCGCAACTACCTGTGGATCTACGCGGCGGTGCTCTTCGCGTGGTTCGCCAAGCTCGACCTGACCCAACCCAAGGGCTGGGTGCTGGAGTTCCCGGAGGCGCTCTCGCTCGCCGACATCGGCAACTTTCCAGGCTGGCTCGTGTTCCTGGCCGTCCTCGTGTTCTACCTCTACCTGATCGTGCTGGCCGTGCGGGCGGCGCGGACGTACCCGCTGGAGGAAGGGTAA
- a CDS encoding CDP-alcohol phosphatidyltransferase family protein, with protein sequence MLTHTALGVGAGVLLRRGHRVTPAVLLQVKTLLDNLDGQLARATGQTTETGRYLDTEGDLLVNAVVLVGLAGWWGVPLTLLQSLILSVDYLWERDHRAARGEVFRDPPAQAGDDPRVLAALRRGYALYFTPQERVLGALFEGRLRAAAGGPPTPADRVAYTPREINVVAVNLGLSTQLLALGLCLLARRPGTYLWSLPAQALLLAGVQTWREGKVSGKW encoded by the coding sequence GTGCTCACCCACACGGCCCTGGGGGTGGGGGCGGGCGTGCTCCTGCGGCGTGGGCACCGGGTCACGCCCGCCGTGCTCCTCCAGGTCAAGACGCTCCTCGACAACCTCGACGGACAGCTCGCCCGCGCAACCGGGCAGACCACCGAGACGGGGCGCTACCTCGACACGGAGGGCGATCTCCTGGTGAACGCCGTCGTCCTCGTGGGGCTCGCCGGATGGTGGGGGGTGCCGCTCACCCTGCTGCAAAGCCTGATCCTGAGCGTGGACTACCTGTGGGAGCGCGACCACCGCGCCGCCCGGGGCGAGGTCTTCCGCGACCCGCCCGCCCAGGCGGGGGACGACCCGCGTGTCCTCGCGGCCCTCAGGCGCGGGTACGCCCTGTACTTCACCCCGCAGGAGCGCGTCCTCGGTGCCCTCTTCGAGGGGCGGCTGCGCGCGGCGGCGGGCGGTCCCCCCACCCCCGCCGACCGCGTCGCCTACACCCCTCGCGAGATCAACGTGGTCGCCGTCAACCTGGGACTCAGCACTCAACTTCTCGCCCTCGGCCTGTGCCTGCTCGCGCGGCGACCGGGCACGTACCTGTGGAGCCTGCCCGCACAGGCGCTGCTGCTCGCCGGGGTGCAGACATGGAGGGAGGGGAAGGTCAGTGGGAAGTGGTGA
- a CDS encoding APH(3') family aminoglycoside O-phosphotransferase — MTLILPDPLRRVLPAARWEAVTHGESGAGVWRSQRYVVKVQARGGLPASTLLQERERLRWLAGRVPVPAVVGYEVTPEHEYLAMTRLPGLPMSDPDALLHPERVVSLLARALRELHALPVRECPFNMTLPVMLRLARERVAAGLVDEEDFDDERLGNSAAEVWGELTRTHPEGEDLVVTHGDACLPNLIVSGEYVEGFVDVGRAGIADRHADLALAHRSLIRNLGAEHAERFLDTYGRAFVDERKLAYYRLADEFF, encoded by the coding sequence ATGACCCTCATCCTCCCCGACCCCCTGCGCCGTGTGCTTCCCGCCGCCCGCTGGGAGGCCGTCACGCACGGCGAGAGCGGCGCGGGCGTGTGGCGGAGCCAGCGGTACGTGGTGAAGGTCCAGGCGCGCGGAGGCCTCCCGGCCAGCACCCTCCTTCAGGAACGCGAACGCCTGCGCTGGCTCGCGGGCCGGGTGCCCGTTCCTGCCGTCGTGGGGTACGAGGTGACGCCCGAGCACGAGTACCTCGCCATGACCCGCCTGCCCGGCCTCCCCATGAGCGACCCCGACGCGCTGCTCCACCCCGAACGGGTCGTGAGCCTCCTCGCCCGCGCGCTGCGGGAGCTGCACGCCCTCCCCGTGCGCGAGTGCCCCTTCAACATGACCCTGCCCGTCATGCTGCGCCTCGCCCGCGAGCGGGTGGCGGCGGGATTGGTGGACGAGGAAGATTTCGACGACGAGCGTCTGGGGAACAGCGCCGCCGAGGTCTGGGGCGAACTCACCCGCACCCATCCCGAGGGGGAGGACCTCGTGGTCACGCACGGGGACGCCTGCCTTCCCAACCTGATCGTGAGCGGCGAGTACGTCGAGGGCTTCGTGGACGTGGGCCGGGCAGGGATCGCCGACCGCCACGCCGACCTCGCCCTCGCCCACCGCAGCCTGATCCGCAACCTCGGTGCCGAGCACGCCGAACGCTTCCTCGACACCTACGGACGCGCGTTCGTGGACGAGCGGAAGCTGGCGTACTACCGGCTGGCGGACGAATTCTTCTGA
- a CDS encoding MMPL family transporter gives MRFLSRLVARHPWPVVACWVLLALLSAYPASLAPRALSANPGALNDAESTRVTTLLREEFGETDTNTALLVTRLHPPLTTPEGRATHDRFVRGLEEVPGVTRVLPGGAQGAVPTVSPDGTLALTVAQIPLQEGATETLARVRAYADRAEREAGAGRLDVRVTGGQAIADDFTEFAEGDTKRSEFAALPLTGLVLLLVFGALVATGLPLVIGVLSITVAMAGVYGLTRVTEVSTFAQSVVTLLGLGAGIDYALLMVNRFREELARDGNSRAAAARTVLTAGRSVLFSGLTVAIAMAALILPPIAFVRSMGLGGVLAVLLTVLASVTALPALLALLGERVNSPRLLRLTWSQNAAASGAWTAFARRVTARPWLAVILSTLFLLVLALPARDMRTGYAGAWGLTAGVESRDALADVRDLGSGGLLSQFEVVLDLHGRRYGPEDRVRFQKVVGDLRALPGVRTVVSPFLTPADLAGGTVTGLGADSLGALSLLTRRSFSDDRTLLRVTVIPETYLRADQIDPFETRLRATLAASGFPFLVGGAPIGEREFSRAITDAFPTAVLTVFAATFVLLMLAFRSLLVPLKSIVMNALTVGAAYGVVTLVVQGGFLAAPLGIPQDVGVLDSSLPLLLFAVLFGLSMDYEIFLLSRVQEEVLRGHPNDEAVVLAVGRTARIITSAAVIMFIVFCAFIAGRVVANKSIGLGLAVAVALDATLVRLVLVPAFLKIAGRWNWWLPGWLDRLLPKVRVEHQEPRAPGRARGVEGGSG, from the coding sequence GTGCGCTTCCTGTCCCGGCTCGTCGCCCGCCATCCCTGGCCGGTGGTGGCCTGCTGGGTGCTCCTCGCCCTGCTGAGCGCCTACCCGGCCTCCCTCGCTCCCCGCGCCCTGAGCGCCAACCCCGGCGCCCTGAACGACGCCGAGAGCACCCGCGTCACCACCCTGCTGCGCGAGGAGTTTGGCGAGACGGACACGAACACGGCCCTGCTCGTGACCCGCCTCCACCCGCCCCTAACGACGCCGGAGGGCCGGGCCACCCACGACCGCTTCGTCCGTGGGCTGGAGGAGGTGCCCGGCGTCACCCGCGTCCTGCCCGGCGGGGCGCAGGGGGCGGTCCCCACGGTGAGCCCCGACGGCACCCTGGCCCTGACCGTCGCCCAGATTCCGCTGCAAGAGGGCGCGACAGAGACCCTCGCCCGCGTGCGCGCCTACGCCGACCGGGCCGAGCGGGAGGCGGGCGCGGGCCGCCTCGACGTGCGTGTGACGGGCGGGCAGGCCATCGCCGACGACTTCACTGAGTTCGCGGAGGGGGACACCAAACGCAGTGAGTTCGCCGCCCTGCCGCTGACCGGGCTCGTGCTCCTCCTCGTCTTCGGGGCGCTCGTCGCCACGGGTCTCCCCCTCGTAATCGGCGTTCTGAGCATCACCGTGGCGATGGCGGGGGTGTACGGACTGACCCGGGTGACGGAGGTTTCCACCTTCGCCCAGAGCGTCGTCACTCTGCTCGGCCTGGGGGCGGGGATCGACTACGCCCTGTTGATGGTTAACCGCTTCCGGGAGGAACTCGCTCGGGACGGGAACTCGCGGGCGGCGGCAGCCAGAACCGTCCTCACGGCGGGCCGCAGCGTTCTCTTCAGCGGCCTGACCGTCGCCATCGCGATGGCCGCCCTGATCCTCCCGCCCATCGCCTTCGTGCGCTCGATGGGGCTGGGGGGCGTCCTCGCCGTCCTCCTCACCGTGCTCGCCAGCGTGACCGCCTTGCCCGCCCTCCTCGCCCTGCTGGGAGAGCGGGTGAACAGCCCGCGCCTCCTGCGCCTGACCTGGAGCCAGAACGCGGCGGCCTCGGGCGCCTGGACCGCCTTCGCCCGGCGGGTCACGGCCCGGCCCTGGCTCGCGGTGATCCTCAGCACCCTCTTCCTGCTCGTGCTCGCCCTCCCCGCGCGGGACATGCGGACGGGCTACGCGGGGGCCTGGGGCCTCACGGCGGGCGTGGAGAGCCGTGACGCCCTCGCCGACGTGCGCGACCTGGGCTCGGGGGGCCTCCTCAGCCAGTTCGAGGTCGTCCTCGATTTGCATGGGCGGCGCTACGGCCCGGAGGACCGGGTGCGTTTTCAGAAGGTGGTCGGGGACCTGCGTGCCCTGCCCGGCGTGCGGACGGTCGTCAGCCCCTTCCTCACGCCCGCCGACCTCGCGGGGGGAACCGTGACGGGACTGGGAGCGGACTCTCTCGGCGCCCTGAGCCTCCTTACCCGCCGCTCCTTCAGCGACGACCGAACTCTGCTGCGCGTGACGGTAATTCCCGAGACGTACCTGCGCGCAGATCAGATTGACCCCTTCGAGACCCGTCTGCGCGCCACACTCGCGGCGAGCGGCTTCCCCTTCCTCGTCGGCGGGGCGCCCATCGGCGAGCGGGAGTTCAGCCGCGCGATCACGGACGCCTTTCCCACCGCCGTCCTGACCGTCTTCGCGGCGACCTTCGTGCTGCTGATGCTCGCCTTTCGCAGCCTGCTCGTGCCCCTCAAGAGCATCGTGATGAACGCGCTGACGGTGGGGGCGGCCTACGGGGTCGTGACCCTCGTCGTGCAGGGGGGCTTCCTCGCCGCGCCGCTCGGCATCCCGCAGGACGTGGGCGTGCTCGACTCCAGCCTGCCGCTGCTGCTTTTCGCCGTGTTGTTCGGCCTGAGCATGGACTACGAGATTTTTCTGCTCTCCCGCGTTCAGGAGGAGGTCCTGCGCGGCCACCCCAACGACGAGGCCGTCGTGCTCGCCGTGGGCCGCACCGCCCGCATCATCACCTCGGCGGCGGTGATCATGTTCATCGTCTTCTGCGCCTTCATCGCCGGGCGCGTCGTCGCCAACAAGAGCATCGGCCTGGGGCTGGCGGTCGCCGTGGCCCTCGACGCGACCCTCGTCCGGCTCGTCCTCGTCCCCGCCTTCCTCAAGATCGCCGGGCGCTGGAACTGGTGGCTGCCGGGGTGGCTCGACCGGCTGTTGCCGAAGGTGCGGGTGGAGCACCAGGAGCCCAGGGCGCCGGGCAGAGCGCGGGGAGTGGAAGGCGGCTCAGGCTAA
- the thrB gene encoding homoserine kinase — MTPFTVRAPASSANLGPGFDSLGLSVPLFTTLRVTKQDVTEVVPLGAELEGTPADESNYVYRAMLLAARRVGRELPPARVEIETEVPLARGLGSSAAALVAGIVAGNELLGRPLDDEAVLDVAAREEGHPDNVAPALFGGIVVATLDRLGTHYVRLEPPAHLGVTVLIPDFELSTSKARAVLPKEYSRADAVHALSHAALLAAALSQERLDLLRHAMQDYIHQIWRAPLVPGLSDILEEAHRHGALGAALSGAGPTVLCFHDAREDTGRLHAYLRGVMRKNGLTGRVEDFPIDTGGTVVSRVQDAASPSSPGASRAPERR, encoded by the coding sequence ATGACCCCCTTCACCGTCCGCGCCCCCGCGTCGAGCGCGAATCTCGGCCCGGGCTTCGACAGCCTGGGGCTGAGCGTGCCCCTCTTCACCACGCTGCGGGTTACAAAGCAGGACGTGACGGAAGTGGTGCCGCTGGGTGCAGAGCTGGAGGGCACGCCCGCCGACGAGAGCAATTACGTCTACCGGGCGATGCTCCTCGCGGCGCGGCGGGTGGGGCGGGAGTTGCCGCCCGCCAGGGTGGAGATCGAGACCGAGGTGCCACTGGCGCGGGGGCTGGGCAGCAGCGCCGCCGCGCTCGTCGCCGGAATTGTTGCCGGGAACGAGCTGCTGGGGCGGCCCCTGGACGACGAGGCGGTGCTCGACGTAGCGGCGCGCGAGGAGGGGCACCCCGACAACGTGGCCCCGGCGCTCTTCGGCGGGATCGTGGTCGCCACGCTCGACAGGCTGGGGACGCACTACGTCCGGCTAGAGCCGCCCGCGCATCTGGGCGTCACCGTGCTGATCCCCGACTTCGAGCTGTCCACGAGCAAGGCCCGCGCCGTGCTGCCCAAGGAGTACAGCCGGGCGGACGCGGTGCACGCCCTCTCGCACGCCGCGCTCCTCGCCGCCGCGCTCTCGCAGGAGCGTCTCGACCTGCTGCGGCACGCGATGCAGGACTACATCCACCAGATCTGGCGCGCACCCCTCGTGCCGGGCCTGAGCGACATCCTGGAGGAGGCGCACCGGCACGGCGCCCTGGGGGCCGCCCTCAGCGGCGCGGGGCCGACGGTCCTGTGCTTCCACGACGCGCGGGAGGACACGGGCAGGCTGCACGCTTACCTCAGGGGCGTGATGAGGAAGAACGGGCTGACGGGGCGGGTGGAGGACTTCCCCATCGACACCGGGGGCACGGTGGTGAGCAGGGTTCAGGACGCAGCCTCGCCCAGTTCCCCGGGGGCGAGCAGGGCGCCGGAGAGGCGTTAG
- the thrC gene encoding threonine synthase, with the protein MPGLIERYREYLPVTDKTPALTLHEGNTPLIPAPKLSAHLGVDLYLKYEGLNPTGSFKDRGMVMAVAKAVEEGADTIICASTGNTSAAAAAYAARSGLRCIVLIPDGNIALGKLAQAMAYGAQIVAINGNFDVALRLVRQISSEHPIALVNSVNPYRLQGQKTGAFEIVDELGRAPDVLAIPVGNAGNISAYWMGFREYHHAGKGDGLPKMWGFQAEGAAPFVRNAIVDEPQTIATAIRIGNPASADLARAAVRESGGLFDMAHDDEIMHAYNLVAQEGVFCEPASATPVAGLLKMHAAGKLTPGQTVVAVLTGNGLKDPNAAMRAVEAPRGIEASMERVLESIL; encoded by the coding sequence ATGCCCGGACTCATCGAACGCTACCGCGAATACCTGCCCGTCACCGATAAGACGCCCGCCCTGACCCTGCACGAGGGGAACACGCCCCTGATCCCGGCGCCGAAGCTAAGCGCACACCTGGGGGTGGACCTCTACCTGAAGTACGAGGGCCTGAACCCCACGGGGAGTTTCAAGGACCGGGGCATGGTGATGGCCGTCGCCAAGGCGGTCGAGGAGGGCGCAGACACCATCATCTGCGCGAGCACTGGGAACACCAGCGCCGCCGCCGCTGCGTACGCCGCACGCTCGGGGCTGAGGTGCATCGTCCTGATTCCCGACGGCAACATCGCGCTCGGCAAGCTGGCACAGGCGATGGCGTACGGGGCGCAGATCGTGGCGATCAACGGCAACTTCGACGTGGCCCTGAGGCTCGTGCGGCAGATCAGCAGCGAGCATCCCATCGCTCTGGTGAACTCGGTGAACCCCTACCGCCTCCAGGGGCAGAAGACAGGGGCCTTCGAGATCGTGGACGAGCTGGGCCGCGCGCCCGACGTCCTCGCCATCCCGGTGGGGAACGCGGGGAACATCAGCGCGTATTGGATGGGGTTCCGGGAATACCACCATGCCGGGAAGGGTGACGGGCTGCCGAAGATGTGGGGCTTTCAGGCGGAGGGGGCCGCGCCTTTCGTGCGCAACGCCATCGTGGACGAGCCGCAGACCATCGCCACCGCCATCCGCATCGGGAATCCGGCGAGCGCCGACCTCGCCCGGGCGGCGGTGCGGGAGAGCGGCGGCTTATTCGACATGGCCCACGACGACGAGATCATGCACGCCTACAACCTCGTCGCGCAGGAGGGCGTGTTCTGCGAGCCCGCCAGCGCGACCCCGGTCGCGGGCCTGTTGAAGATGCACGCCGCCGGTAAGCTCACGCCCGGCCAGACGGTCGTGGCGGTGCTGACGGGCAACGGCCTGAAGGACCCCAACGCCGCCATGCGCGCGGTCGAGGCGCCCAGGGGGATCGAGGCGAGCATGGAGCGGGTGCTGGAGAGCATTCTTTGA
- a CDS encoding GlsB/YeaQ/YmgE family stress response membrane protein: MGWIITILVGALCGWLASLIMKTDAQQGAVANILIGIVGSLLAQWIFGGLLNIGGSAAGTGFSFWSIIWGVVGSVILIAILKALRVLR, from the coding sequence ATGGGTTGGATCATCACTATTCTGGTGGGTGCGCTGTGCGGCTGGCTCGCGAGCCTGATCATGAAGACGGACGCCCAGCAGGGGGCCGTCGCCAACATCCTGATCGGCATCGTCGGCAGCCTCCTCGCGCAGTGGATTTTCGGCGGTCTGCTCAACATCGGCGGGAGCGCCGCTGGAACGGGCTTCTCCTTCTGGAGCATCATCTGGGGTGTGGTCGGCAGCGTTATCCTGATCGCCATCCTCAAGGCGCTCAGGGTCTTGCGTTAA
- the rpmB gene encoding 50S ribosomal protein L28: protein MSRVCEVCGKGPIVVNSVIRRGKARAAGGVGRKVTGVTKRFQKPNLQPLTVTRAGVSVRMRVCNKCRKSLI from the coding sequence ATGTCCAGAGTGTGCGAAGTGTGCGGCAAGGGGCCGATTGTGGTGAACTCGGTCATTCGCCGTGGTAAGGCCCGCGCGGCGGGTGGCGTCGGCCGTAAGGTTACCGGCGTTACCAAGCGGTTCCAGAAGCCCAACCTCCAGCCCCTCACCGTGACGCGGGCGGGCGTTTCCGTGCGGATGCGCGTCTGCAACAAGTGCCGTAAGAGCTTGATCTGA
- the lspA gene encoding signal peptidase II has protein sequence MPTLLDRTRPLPVWVPLLLAALLIAADQALKAWALTHLTYGAAPIPFLPGLLEWQLTFNTGAAWSLFSGSAVPLALARLAVGVGLLVYVTVRPQSRFLTVVLSIIAAGAIGNTIDGLRQGKVTDMLHAPPLSAVTRALGAGDFPIFNIADSCVVVGTLLLLIASLVQGREKKV, from the coding sequence GTGCCGACCCTGCTCGACCGCACGCGGCCCCTGCCCGTCTGGGTGCCCCTGCTGCTTGCCGCCCTCCTGATTGCCGCCGACCAAGCCCTCAAGGCGTGGGCGCTCACCCATCTGACCTATGGGGCCGCGCCCATTCCCTTCCTGCCTGGGCTGCTGGAGTGGCAGCTCACCTTCAACACGGGGGCGGCGTGGAGTCTGTTTTCCGGTTCGGCGGTCCCGCTGGCGCTCGCGCGGCTCGCGGTCGGCGTGGGCCTCCTCGTCTACGTGACCGTGCGCCCGCAAAGCCGCTTCCTGACGGTCGTGCTCAGCATCATCGCCGCCGGGGCCATCGGCAACACCATCGACGGGCTGCGGCAGGGCAAGGTCACGGATATGCTGCACGCTCCCCCGCTGAGCGCGGTCACCCGTGCCCTGGGTGCCGGGGACTTCCCGATCTTCAACATCGCGGACTCGTGCGTGGTCGTCGGCACGCTGCTGCTGCTGATTGCCAGCCTGGTGCAGGGGCGGGAGAAGAAGGTGTAA